In one Fodinicola acaciae genomic region, the following are encoded:
- a CDS encoding 1-deoxy-D-xylulose-5-phosphate synthase gives MLEQLSSPAELRRLPAGAMDALAGEIRRKLVESVSRTGGHLGPNLGVVELTLALHRVFESPRDAIVWDTGHQSYVHKLLTGRQDFDRLRHAGGLSGYPSRAESEHDLVENSHASTALSYADGLAKAFALRQENDRAVVAVVGDGALTGGMCWEALNNLGAADRPVVVVLNDNGRSYSPTVGGVAAHLAELRDGCGTSLFDQLGFHYLGPIDGHHTAALEAALRSARAYGRPVVVHCLTSKGKGHADAEADLVDHMHTIGPAGKSASSVGWTDIMAEELVAIADERPDVVGITAAMLHPTGLHQFARKFSDRVYDVGIAEQHAVTSAAGLATGGMHPVVCVYATFLNRAFDQLLMDVALHRLPVTFVLDRAGITGNDGPSHHGMWDLSLLGTVPGMRVAAPRDGSSLRALLREAVSWDGPSALRFPKGSASADIAAIGHLGRGDLLRGGLGGDTLLLPVGPCAHAALQAADRLDEAVTVADPRWVLPIDPALVRAAGNFRLVVTIEDNGVAGGFGDTYARALREAGCRTPVRTLALRQEFLAHGDRGTQLSEQCLDADGIIAAVSRRNDGADILPYDRYIGEPASVKVLRGR, from the coding sequence TTGTTAGAGCAGCTGAGCAGTCCGGCCGAGCTGCGCCGGCTGCCGGCCGGCGCGATGGACGCGTTGGCCGGTGAGATCCGCCGCAAGCTGGTGGAGTCGGTGTCGCGTACCGGAGGACATCTCGGCCCGAATCTCGGCGTGGTGGAGCTGACCCTCGCGCTGCACCGAGTTTTCGAGTCGCCGCGCGATGCGATCGTGTGGGACACCGGCCATCAGTCGTACGTGCACAAGCTGCTCACCGGCCGGCAGGACTTCGACCGGCTCCGACATGCCGGCGGCCTGTCCGGCTATCCGAGCCGCGCGGAGAGCGAACACGACCTGGTGGAGAACTCGCACGCCTCCACGGCACTGTCCTATGCGGACGGTCTGGCCAAGGCTTTCGCGCTGCGGCAGGAAAACGACCGCGCGGTAGTCGCCGTTGTCGGAGACGGCGCGCTGACCGGTGGCATGTGCTGGGAAGCGCTCAACAATCTCGGCGCCGCCGACCGGCCGGTGGTCGTCGTCCTCAACGACAACGGCCGCTCGTATTCACCGACGGTCGGCGGTGTCGCGGCGCATCTGGCGGAGTTACGCGACGGCTGTGGCACGTCGTTGTTCGACCAGCTCGGGTTCCACTATCTCGGACCGATCGACGGCCACCACACCGCCGCTCTGGAAGCCGCCCTGCGGTCGGCCCGCGCGTACGGCAGACCTGTCGTGGTGCATTGCCTGACCAGCAAAGGAAAAGGCCATGCCGACGCGGAGGCGGACCTGGTCGACCACATGCACACGATCGGTCCGGCCGGGAAAAGCGCCAGCTCGGTCGGCTGGACGGACATCATGGCCGAGGAACTGGTGGCCATCGCCGACGAACGGCCAGATGTCGTCGGCATCACCGCGGCCATGCTTCACCCCACCGGGTTGCACCAGTTCGCAAGGAAATTCTCCGACCGCGTGTACGACGTCGGCATCGCCGAACAACACGCCGTCACCTCCGCCGCCGGGCTGGCCACCGGTGGCATGCATCCAGTTGTGTGTGTTTACGCCACCTTCCTGAACCGCGCCTTCGACCAGCTGCTGATGGACGTGGCGCTGCACCGCCTGCCGGTCACTTTTGTGTTGGACAGGGCTGGGATCACCGGCAACGACGGACCGTCGCACCACGGCATGTGGGACCTGTCGCTGCTCGGCACGGTGCCGGGCATGCGGGTCGCCGCACCGCGCGACGGCAGCAGTTTGCGTGCGCTGCTCAGGGAGGCCGTCAGCTGGGACGGTCCGTCCGCGTTGCGCTTCCCCAAAGGCTCCGCCTCCGCTGACATCGCGGCGATCGGTCACCTCGGCCGCGGCGACCTGCTCCGCGGCGGCCTCGGCGGTGACACGCTTCTCCTGCCGGTCGGACCGTGCGCCCACGCCGCCCTGCAGGCCGCCGACCGTCTGGACGAAGCCGTGACCGTCGCCGATCCGCGTTGGGTCCTGCCGATCGATCCCGCCCTCGTACGCGCTGCCGGCAACTTCCGCCTCGTCGTCACCATCGAGGACAACGGTGTCGCTGGCGGCTTCGGCGACACGTACGCTCGCGCGCTTCGCGAGGCCGGCTGCCGCACGCCGGTGCGCACTTTGGCTCTGCGGCAGGAGTTCCTGGCCCACGGTGACCGCGGCACGCAACTGTCCGAGCAGTGCCTCGACGCCGACGGCATCATCGCCGCCGTCAGCCGACGTAATGACGGCGCGGACATCCTGCCGTACGACCGTTACATCGGCGAGCCGGCGTCGGTGAAGGTGCTCAGGGGCCGATGA
- the ispH gene encoding 4-hydroxy-3-methylbut-2-enyl diphosphate reductase has protein sequence MRACAPVFEQWSAAVADRSVVLATPRSFCAGVSRAIDTVDRALERFGAPVYVRRQIVHNAHVVRELESRGAIFVQEVEEVPRGSTLVLAAHGVSPAVRSAAADRDLAVIDATCPLVSKVHAEVRRSSTRGETIFLIGHGDHEEVQGTVGEAPDSVVIVEDVEAARRVRPGDPRRVAYATQTTLAVDEAEDIAAVLRERFPDVTAPRSDDICYATTNRQAAVRAIADVSDLVLVVGSTNSSNSRRLVEVCERAGTPARLVDDAGEVDLRWLAGARRIGLTAGASAPSQLVDEIGFCLSGLGSVDLTESSGSHEDITFTLPREVS, from the coding sequence TTGCGAGCCTGCGCTCCGGTCTTCGAGCAGTGGTCCGCGGCCGTTGCCGACCGATCGGTCGTACTGGCGACACCGCGATCGTTCTGTGCCGGCGTCTCGCGCGCGATCGACACGGTCGACAGAGCGCTCGAACGCTTCGGCGCGCCTGTCTACGTACGCCGGCAGATCGTCCACAACGCACACGTCGTCCGCGAACTGGAGAGCCGCGGCGCGATTTTCGTGCAGGAAGTCGAAGAAGTGCCGCGCGGAAGCACACTGGTGCTGGCCGCCCACGGCGTCTCCCCCGCCGTACGGTCAGCGGCGGCTGACCGCGACCTGGCGGTGATCGACGCGACCTGCCCGCTGGTCAGCAAGGTGCACGCCGAAGTGCGCCGGTCCTCCACGCGCGGCGAGACGATTTTCCTTATCGGACACGGCGACCACGAAGAGGTGCAAGGCACTGTCGGCGAGGCTCCAGACTCGGTCGTCATCGTCGAGGACGTCGAAGCCGCCCGGCGCGTACGACCGGGTGATCCACGACGCGTCGCGTACGCGACGCAGACGACGCTCGCGGTCGATGAGGCTGAGGACATCGCGGCCGTGCTGCGCGAGCGTTTTCCCGATGTGACCGCGCCGCGCAGCGACGACATCTGTTACGCCACAACGAACCGGCAGGCGGCCGTACGCGCCATCGCCGATGTGTCCGACCTCGTACTCGTCGTCGGCTCGACCAACTCGTCCAACTCGCGCCGGCTGGTCGAGGTGTGCGAACGCGCCGGCACCCCGGCGCGGCTGGTCGACGACGCCGGCGAGGTCGACCTGCGATGGCTGGCCGGAGCGCGCCGGATCGGCCTGACCGCCGGCGCGTCCGCGCCGTCGCAGCTGGTCGACGAGATCGGTTTCTGCCTGTCCGGCCTCGGATCCGTGGACCTGACCGAAAGTTCCGGAAGCCACGAAGACATCACCTTCACCCTGCCTCGGGAAGTGAGTTGA
- the hpnD gene encoding presqualene diphosphate synthase HpnD: MTSTITEAYDHCETVTRTEARNFYYGIRLLRPDKRAALCAVYALARRIDDIGDGDLPHTRKLALLAGVRDSLANLGDSTDPVLVAVADAARRLPIPMDAFEELLDGVEMDVTERHYETFDELVTYCRCVAGSIGRLCLGVFGSRPDRNAPAYADALGIALQQTNILRDIREDFMNGRTYLPTEDLRRFGVELKLDGNDVLVDTDGQLAALIRHSAARARQWYADGLRLVPLLDRRSAACCAAMSGIYRQLLDRISADPAQVYDRRLSLTGWQKAGVAVRALAGVPR; the protein is encoded by the coding sequence ATGACCAGCACAATCACCGAGGCGTACGACCATTGCGAGACGGTCACCAGGACCGAGGCGCGTAACTTCTATTACGGCATTCGCCTGCTGCGGCCGGACAAACGCGCGGCCCTGTGCGCTGTTTACGCGCTGGCGCGGCGGATCGACGACATCGGCGATGGTGATCTGCCTCACACAAGAAAACTCGCGCTTCTGGCGGGCGTACGAGACAGTCTCGCCAACCTCGGCGACAGCACCGATCCGGTGTTGGTCGCGGTCGCCGACGCGGCACGGCGACTGCCGATTCCGATGGATGCCTTCGAGGAACTGCTCGACGGCGTCGAGATGGACGTGACCGAACGCCATTACGAGACATTCGACGAGCTCGTCACCTATTGCCGTTGTGTGGCCGGCAGCATCGGCCGGCTGTGCCTCGGTGTGTTCGGCAGCCGCCCGGACCGCAACGCGCCGGCGTACGCGGACGCGCTCGGGATCGCCTTGCAGCAGACCAACATCCTCCGGGACATCCGCGAGGATTTCATGAATGGCCGGACCTATCTGCCAACCGAGGACCTGCGCCGGTTCGGCGTAGAACTCAAGCTCGACGGGAACGACGTCCTGGTGGACACCGACGGCCAGTTGGCGGCGCTGATCCGGCACAGCGCCGCGCGAGCGCGGCAATGGTATGCCGACGGGCTGCGGCTCGTACCGTTGCTCGACCGCCGCAGCGCGGCCTGCTGTGCCGCCATGTCCGGCATTTACCGGCAGCTGCTGGACCGGATCTCCGCCGACCCGGCGCAGGTCTATGACCGGCGCCTTTCCTTGACCGGCTGGCAAAAGGCCGGAGTCGCCGTACGCGCACTCGCCGGAGTGCCCAGATGA
- the hpnH gene encoding adenosyl-hopene transferase HpnH translates to MAMPLRQSIRLGTYLMKQKLLRRKKFPLLVELEPLFACNLKCAGCGKIAKPASELKKRMPVEQAVAAIEESGAPMVSIAGGEPLMHKEIDEIVRQLLNRNKIVFLCTNAVLIPKHLHKFAPHRNFAFMVHVDGLRERHDESVQKAGVFDAAVDAIKQVKAAGFRVMTNSTFFNTDTPQDVLDVLDYLNDELGVDNMQISPAYAYWAAPDQDHWLGVQQTRELFAKAFEGGRRKRWRLNHSPVFLDFLEGKRDLACTAWGIPSYSLLGWQRPCYLLDDGYAATYKELIEDTDWDAFGRGKDPRCSNCMAHCGYEPTAVIATMGSLKETLRAAVGS, encoded by the coding sequence ATGGCGATGCCATTGCGCCAGTCGATCCGGCTCGGCACCTACCTGATGAAGCAGAAACTGCTGCGTAGGAAGAAGTTTCCGCTGCTGGTCGAGCTGGAGCCGCTGTTCGCCTGCAACCTGAAATGTGCCGGCTGCGGCAAGATCGCGAAACCGGCCTCGGAGCTGAAGAAACGCATGCCGGTCGAGCAGGCGGTGGCGGCCATCGAGGAGTCCGGCGCGCCGATGGTGTCGATCGCCGGCGGTGAACCGTTGATGCACAAGGAAATCGACGAGATCGTCCGCCAGCTGCTCAACCGTAACAAGATCGTCTTCCTGTGCACCAACGCCGTACTGATCCCCAAGCACCTGCACAAGTTCGCGCCACACCGCAACTTCGCCTTCATGGTGCATGTCGATGGCCTGCGCGAGCGCCACGACGAGTCGGTGCAGAAGGCAGGTGTCTTCGACGCGGCCGTCGACGCGATCAAGCAGGTCAAGGCGGCCGGTTTCCGCGTCATGACCAACAGCACGTTCTTCAACACCGACACGCCACAGGACGTCCTCGACGTGCTCGACTATCTCAACGACGAGCTCGGCGTCGACAACATGCAGATCTCCCCCGCGTACGCCTACTGGGCTGCTCCGGACCAGGACCACTGGCTCGGTGTCCAGCAGACCCGCGAACTTTTCGCCAAAGCCTTCGAAGGCGGCCGGCGCAAGCGCTGGCGACTCAACCACTCGCCGGTTTTTCTGGACTTCCTGGAAGGAAAACGCGACCTGGCCTGCACGGCCTGGGGAATCCCGTCGTACTCGCTGCTCGGCTGGCAGCGGCCGTGCTATCTGCTCGACGACGGCTATGCGGCCACCTACAAGGAACTCATCGAGGACACCGACTGGGATGCCTTTGGCCGCGGGAAAGATCCGCGCTGCTCCAACTGCATGGCGCACTGCGGCTATGAACCGACCGCGGTGATCGCCACCATGGGCTCGCTGAAAGAAACCTTGCGTGCGGCCGTAGGGAGTTGA
- a CDS encoding polyprenyl synthetase family protein: MTIATADVLHRGRQLFLPALQAAVARLDEANRRIASYHLGWTDVDGTPSQASGGKTLRPALALLSAEAAGAAAETGVPGAVAVELVHNFSLVHDDLMDGDTERRHRPTVWSVWGSSAAILAGDAMLALAQEILLDSGSIPAARLLTETTRELIRGQVLDIEFERRSDVTLAECLDMTAGKTGSLLSASSAIGAILAGAAPEVVAALGAYGAELGIAFQLIDDLLGIWGDPATTGKPVFNDLRTRKKSLPVTYAVTHGGAAGRELSAWLAADSLPADADLRRAADLVETAGGRAWVTEEAARRIALAEDALMPAPLDRTAREELIALAHFTVSREA, from the coding sequence ATGACCATCGCGACGGCCGACGTCCTGCACCGCGGCCGGCAGTTGTTCCTGCCGGCGCTGCAGGCCGCGGTGGCGCGGCTGGACGAGGCGAACCGGCGGATCGCCTCGTACCACCTCGGCTGGACCGACGTGGACGGCACACCTTCGCAGGCCAGCGGCGGAAAAACGCTCCGGCCGGCACTCGCGCTGCTGTCCGCCGAGGCGGCCGGCGCGGCCGCGGAGACCGGCGTGCCAGGTGCCGTCGCGGTCGAGCTCGTACACAACTTTTCGTTGGTGCACGACGATCTGATGGACGGCGACACCGAGCGGCGGCACCGGCCGACGGTCTGGTCGGTGTGGGGATCCTCCGCGGCCATCCTCGCCGGCGACGCGATGTTGGCTCTGGCGCAGGAGATCCTGCTCGACAGCGGATCGATCCCGGCCGCGCGGTTGCTGACCGAGACGACGCGTGAGCTGATCCGTGGCCAGGTGCTGGACATCGAGTTCGAGCGCCGGTCGGACGTGACGCTGGCCGAGTGTTTGGACATGACCGCCGGGAAAACCGGCTCGTTGCTGTCGGCCAGCTCGGCGATCGGCGCCATCCTGGCCGGCGCGGCACCGGAAGTCGTCGCCGCGCTCGGCGCGTACGGTGCGGAGCTCGGCATCGCCTTCCAGCTCATCGACGATCTGCTCGGGATCTGGGGCGACCCGGCGACCACCGGCAAACCGGTCTTCAACGACCTGCGTACGCGCAAGAAAAGCCTGCCGGTGACATACGCGGTGACGCACGGCGGCGCGGCTGGCCGTGAACTTTCCGCCTGGCTGGCCGCGGACAGCCTGCCGGCCGACGCGGATCTGCGGCGTGCCGCGGATCTGGTGGAGACCGCCGGCGGGCGCGCCTGGGTCACCGAGGAAGCCGCGCGGCGGATCGCTCTGGCCGAGGACGCGCTGATGCCCGCGCCACTCGACCGCACCGCTCGTGAGGAGCTGATCGCACTCGCGCACTTCACCGTGTCACGGGAGGCCTGA
- the hpnE gene encoding hydroxysqualene dehydroxylase HpnE — MSRVAVVGGGLAGIAAALRCADAGLDVTLFESRGALGGLTHSFRRGDLSVDNGQHVFLRCCTAYIGLLERLGVRDKVHLQDRLAIPVRSARTGPEHWLRRGRLAAPYHLSESVLAYRHVSMRERIAFAQAALALRDIDPVAVDDRSFGDWLRERRQSARTVETLWDLIGVATLNSCADNASLSLAATVFQVGLLSDASASDLGWSKVPLSELHGEAARSALSNVDLRLNAKVRSLSTGWRVDGESFDQVVLAVPPPVAERLLPAGAVNLTAGWSERLGNSPIINVHVHYDRQVLDQPFVAAIDSPLQWVFDRTTQAGVSNGQYVAVSLSAADDLVGLPTGQLRARMLPALAALLPSARGARILDFFVTRERTATFRPAPGTAALRPAATTAATGLFLAGAWTATGWPATMEGAVRSGDAAAAALLSQRKPIKEAAA, encoded by the coding sequence ATGAGCCGTGTCGCCGTTGTCGGTGGTGGGCTCGCCGGGATCGCCGCCGCGTTGCGCTGCGCCGACGCCGGTCTCGACGTGACGCTTTTCGAGTCGCGTGGCGCACTCGGCGGCCTGACCCATTCCTTCCGTCGCGGTGACCTGTCCGTCGACAACGGCCAGCACGTGTTTCTTCGTTGCTGCACCGCATATATCGGCCTGCTCGAGCGACTGGGCGTACGCGACAAGGTGCATCTGCAGGACCGGCTGGCGATCCCGGTGCGGTCCGCGCGCACCGGACCCGAACACTGGTTGCGGCGTGGTCGCCTCGCCGCGCCATATCACCTGTCGGAGTCGGTGCTCGCGTACCGGCACGTGTCGATGCGCGAGCGGATCGCCTTCGCACAGGCGGCATTGGCCTTGCGTGACATCGATCCGGTCGCGGTCGACGACCGCAGTTTTGGCGACTGGCTGCGCGAACGCCGGCAGAGCGCGCGTACGGTCGAGACGCTGTGGGACCTCATCGGTGTCGCCACTCTCAACTCGTGCGCCGACAACGCCTCACTGAGCCTGGCCGCGACGGTTTTCCAGGTCGGCCTGCTGTCGGATGCGTCGGCGTCCGACCTCGGCTGGTCGAAGGTGCCGCTGTCCGAGCTCCACGGCGAGGCGGCGCGGTCCGCTCTGTCCAATGTGGACCTACGCCTCAACGCCAAGGTGCGGTCGCTGTCCACCGGCTGGCGGGTCGACGGCGAGTCCTTCGACCAGGTCGTGCTCGCTGTGCCGCCACCAGTCGCCGAGCGGCTTTTGCCCGCTGGCGCGGTCAATCTGACGGCCGGCTGGTCGGAACGGCTCGGCAACTCGCCGATCATCAACGTCCACGTGCACTATGACCGGCAGGTCCTCGACCAGCCTTTCGTCGCCGCGATCGACAGTCCGCTGCAGTGGGTTTTCGACCGTACGACACAGGCGGGCGTCAGCAACGGCCAGTACGTCGCCGTTTCGTTGTCGGCCGCTGACGACCTCGTCGGCCTGCCGACCGGACAACTCCGCGCACGCATGCTGCCGGCTTTGGCGGCATTGCTGCCATCCGCGCGCGGCGCACGGATCCTCGACTTCTTCGTGACCCGCGAACGTACGGCCACATTCCGTCCGGCGCCAGGCACCGCGGCGTTGCGGCCGGCGGCAACCACCGCCGCCACCGGCCTGTTCCTGGCCGGCGCGTGGACCGCGACCGGCTGGCCGGCCACCATGGAAGGCGCCGTACGCAGCGGCGACGCTGCCGCCGCGGCCCTTCTGAGCCAACGAAAACCGATCAAGGAGGCGGCGGCATGA
- the hpnC gene encoding squalene synthase HpnC: MWSPPAEARLREKERAENFPVALKVLPRRLRGHLVAVYDVVRWIDDLGDEAAGDRTALLTAFAADLATVWDGGEPRSAVLRRLVPTVAECRLDRQPFDDLVQANLRDQTVTSYRTYQDLLGYCALSAAPVGQMVLAIFDARSAENNLLSDRVCTALQLLEHWQDVAEDRAAGRVYLPQEDLDTYAVTHADLDQPRGTPEFRRLIQFQTERAVRLLESGAPLVGRLHGWARLAVGGYVAGGFAAARSIQAAGWDVLAGTPKTRRTDVVRQLFRQLRSAA, encoded by the coding sequence GTGTGGTCACCACCTGCCGAGGCCCGGCTACGCGAGAAAGAACGCGCGGAAAACTTTCCGGTCGCGCTGAAAGTGCTGCCGCGGCGGCTGCGCGGCCACCTGGTGGCGGTGTACGACGTGGTCCGGTGGATCGACGACCTCGGCGACGAGGCGGCCGGTGATCGCACCGCCCTGTTGACCGCGTTCGCCGCCGACCTGGCCACCGTGTGGGACGGCGGCGAGCCGCGGTCGGCCGTGCTGCGCAGGCTCGTGCCGACGGTCGCCGAATGCCGGCTCGACAGGCAGCCGTTTGACGACCTGGTGCAGGCGAACCTGCGCGACCAGACTGTCACTTCCTATCGCACCTATCAGGATCTGCTGGGGTATTGCGCACTTTCCGCGGCCCCGGTTGGCCAGATGGTACTGGCGATCTTCGACGCTCGCTCGGCGGAAAACAACCTCTTATCCGACCGTGTCTGCACCGCATTGCAACTCCTCGAACATTGGCAGGACGTGGCGGAGGACCGAGCCGCCGGCCGCGTCTATCTGCCGCAGGAGGACCTCGACACGTACGCCGTTACCCACGCTGACCTCGACCAACCTCGTGGCACGCCGGAATTCCGGCGGCTCATCCAGTTCCAGACCGAGCGCGCCGTACGGCTGCTGGAATCCGGTGCGCCGCTGGTCGGCCGGCTGCACGGCTGGGCCCGGCTGGCCGTCGGTGGATATGTCGCCGGCGGATTCGCCGCGGCCAGGTCCATTCAGGCGGCCGGCTGGGACGTCCTTGCCGGCACACCGAAAACCCGCCGGACCGACGTGGTCAGGCAGCTCTTTCGACAGCTGAGGAGCGCCGCATGA
- the shc gene encoding squalene--hopene cyclase — translation MTITELETSRVSAAKQALQAAVEHLRGLQSDRGWWKGELETNVTMDAEDLLLREFLGIRTASETEEAARWIRSQQRSDGTWANFFGGPGDLSTTAEAWIALRLAGDSPHEPHMAKAAEFVVSNGGLEHSRVFTRIWLALFGLWSWDDLPTLPPEMIFLPSWFPLNPYDFACWARQTIVPLTIVGTLRPCRPVPFGVAELLSGSPRPRLDAPWTWAGAFQRLDKVLYAYGKLPVHPGRTLAMRKAAEWIVARQEADGSWGGIQPPWVYSLLALHLLGYSLDHPVVKAGLKGLDGFIIREDTPDGVVRRLEACQSPVWDTALALTGMLDAGVAADDPAVVRAADWLLGEEIDIRGDWAVKRPKLAPGGWAFEFANDLYPDTDDTSEIVLALRRIAHPDRDRLDAAVRRGVDWLAGMQSKDGGWGAFDADNTREVPRKLPFCDFGEVIDPPSADVTAHIVEMFGALGRGSDEVCRRGVRWLVDAQEPDGSWFGRWGSNYVYGTGAAVPALISAGVSPSASAIRRAVRWLEEHQNPDGGWGEDMRSYKDRSLAGRGDSTASQTAWALMALLAADERTSTVDRGVDWLCATQLDSGTWDEPQFTGTGFPGDFYINYHLYRIVFPLSALGRYVSRGSS, via the coding sequence ATGACCATCACCGAACTGGAGACATCGCGAGTTTCCGCGGCGAAACAGGCGTTGCAGGCGGCCGTCGAGCATCTTCGCGGCCTGCAAAGCGACCGCGGCTGGTGGAAGGGCGAGCTGGAAACCAACGTCACGATGGACGCCGAGGACCTGCTGTTGCGCGAGTTTCTGGGCATCCGCACGGCATCCGAGACCGAGGAGGCGGCTCGCTGGATCCGCTCGCAGCAGCGCTCCGACGGCACCTGGGCCAATTTCTTCGGTGGACCGGGCGACCTGTCCACGACCGCCGAGGCCTGGATCGCGCTCCGGCTCGCCGGTGACTCGCCGCACGAGCCACACATGGCCAAAGCGGCGGAATTCGTTGTCAGCAATGGCGGTTTGGAGCACAGCCGCGTCTTCACCCGGATCTGGCTGGCGCTTTTCGGCCTGTGGTCGTGGGACGACCTGCCGACGCTGCCGCCGGAGATGATCTTCCTGCCGTCGTGGTTTCCGTTGAACCCGTACGATTTCGCCTGCTGGGCCAGGCAGACGATCGTGCCGCTGACGATCGTCGGCACGCTGCGGCCGTGCCGGCCGGTGCCTTTCGGCGTCGCCGAGTTGCTGTCCGGCAGCCCTCGGCCGAGGCTCGACGCGCCGTGGACGTGGGCCGGCGCCTTCCAACGACTGGACAAAGTCCTTTACGCGTACGGAAAACTGCCGGTGCATCCGGGTCGTACGCTCGCCATGCGCAAGGCCGCGGAGTGGATCGTCGCGCGGCAGGAGGCGGACGGCTCGTGGGGTGGCATCCAGCCGCCATGGGTCTATTCGTTGCTGGCTCTGCATCTGCTCGGCTATTCGCTCGACCATCCGGTCGTCAAGGCCGGGCTGAAAGGCTTGGACGGCTTCATCATCCGAGAAGACACACCGGACGGTGTCGTACGCCGACTGGAGGCCTGCCAGTCACCGGTGTGGGACACGGCGCTGGCGTTGACCGGCATGCTCGACGCCGGAGTCGCCGCCGATGATCCGGCGGTCGTACGCGCCGCGGATTGGCTGCTCGGCGAGGAAATCGACATACGCGGCGACTGGGCCGTGAAGCGGCCGAAACTCGCGCCAGGCGGCTGGGCCTTCGAGTTCGCCAACGACCTCTATCCGGACACCGACGACACCTCCGAGATTGTCCTTGCACTGCGGCGAATCGCACATCCGGACCGCGACCGCCTGGACGCGGCCGTCCGGCGCGGCGTCGACTGGTTGGCCGGCATGCAGTCGAAAGACGGCGGCTGGGGCGCCTTCGACGCCGACAACACGCGGGAAGTGCCGCGAAAACTGCCGTTCTGCGACTTCGGCGAGGTCATCGACCCACCGTCGGCGGATGTCACCGCGCATATCGTGGAGATGTTCGGCGCGCTCGGCCGCGGCTCAGACGAGGTGTGCCGGCGCGGCGTACGGTGGCTGGTCGACGCGCAGGAGCCGGACGGATCCTGGTTTGGCCGCTGGGGTTCCAACTATGTCTATGGCACTGGCGCGGCCGTGCCTGCGCTGATCAGCGCCGGAGTTTCGCCTTCTGCCAGCGCGATCCGGCGAGCGGTGCGTTGGCTGGAGGAGCACCAGAATCCGGACGGCGGCTGGGGCGAGGACATGCGGTCGTACAAGGACCGTTCGCTGGCCGGTCGCGGTGACTCCACCGCGTCCCAGACGGCCTGGGCCCTGATGGCGCTGCTCGCGGCCGACGAGCGTACGTCCACAGTGGACAGAGGCGTCGACTGGCTGTGCGCAACGCAACTGGACAGCGGCACCTGGGACGAGCCGCAGTTCACCGGCACCGGTTTTCCCGGCGATTTCTACATCAACTATCACCTCTACCGGATCGTCTTTCCGTTGTCCGCACTCGGCCGTTACGTGTCGCGGGGATCGTCATGA